The genomic window GACAAATCACCTGCTCAATTGTTATGCTGGGCGAACCACAGCAGATACCAACAGGAATCACGACACCAGGAATTACTAACAGTATAACCCGTGTATAAAAAACTGATTGTGGCATTAATCCAAAATCTAAAATGCCCATTCCCCAAATTTGACAATTTTGTCTAACGAAGACTTTATTTTGTTGAAGATTTGATGAATTTTAAGTTAGGCAAGCACAAAGTTTAAACGATGTTTGTTATTTTGCTAAATGAATTAGCCGTAATACTCAATATAATGTAATAGAAATAAATACATAGTAAAATTGCTCAATTATTCAGTGTTAGATTTTGGATTTTCCCTGTTGTTTCTGTATTTTCATACTTAGACTGGGTACTCTAAATTAACAATATCAACAACAGCTAGCAATATTTTGTAAGTAACTGAGAAAATATGAGAATTTTGGTGACGGGCGGTGCTGGGTTTATTGGTTCTCATCTGATTGACCGACTTATACCTGAAGGGCATGAAGTCATCTGCTTAGATAACTTCTACACAGGACACAAACGTAACATCCTCAAATGGATGAATCATCCCAACTTTGAACTCATCCGCCATGACATCACCGAACCAATTCGGTTAGAAGTAGATCAAATTTACCATCTAGCTTGTCCAGCTTCTCCAGTACATTACCAGTACAACCCTGTAAAAACCGTTAAAACTAACGTCATGGGAACACTGAATATGCTGGGATTAGCCAAGCGCGTTAAGGCGAGATTTTTCCTGGCTTCTACTAGCGAAGTATACGGAGATCCAGAAGTTCACCCCCAACCAGAAGAGTACAGGGGTAGCGTTAATCCTATTGGTTTGCGTTCCTGCTATGACGAAGGTAAGAGAATCGCTGAAACTCTAGCATTTGACTACTACAGACAAAATAAAGTCGATATTCGAGTTGTCCGTATATTTAACACCTACGGGCCAAGAATGTTAGAAAATGATGGGCGGGTTGTCAGTAATTTTATAGTTCAAGCCTTGCGAGGTACACCTCTAACTGTCTATGGTGATGGCTCACAAACTCGCAGTTTTTGCTATGTATCCGATCTAGTGGAAGGATTTATCCGCTTGATGAATAGTGACTATATCGGTCCACTCAATTTGGGTAATCCTGGTGAATACACGATTTTAGAATTGGCTCAAGCTGTGCAGAATTTAATTAACCCAGATGCAGAGATTAAATTTGAGCCTTTACCTGCTGACGATCCTCGTCGTCGCCAACCGGATATCACAAAAGCAAAAACCCTGTTAAATTGGCAACCGACTATTCCTCTAGAAGAAGGATTAAAGATAACAATAGAGGATTTCCGCGATCGCGTCAAAAATAGCGTCTAGATTTCACGTCGTCGATGCTACGTTTAGATACAGGTTTAATCTATTTGTCAACCGTAGTTATGTAGCGGTTTTCCCTAAAAGAGTTTCAACGTTGTAATTAATACTTCGTTTCTGAATAAAAGCCCCAAACAAAGTGAGGAGTTCAAGAAATGCGTGTTTGTGTAATAGGTACTGGTTACGTTGGCTTAGTTACAGGTGCTTGTTTAGCTCATATTGGACACGATGTTATTTGTGTAGACAATAACGAAGAAAAAGTCAAACTGATGAAATCTGGGCAGTCGCCAATTTTTGAGCCTGGACTATCAGAAATTATGCAGTCTGCGATTCAAAGTGGAAAAATCGAATTTACCACGGATTTAGCTGCTGGCGTTACCCACGGAGAAATTTTATTTATTGCCGTAGGTACACCACCTTTGCCCACTGGTGAAAGTGATACTCGTTATGTTGAAGCTGTAGCCCGTGGGATCGGTGCTAACCTCAACGGTGGTTATAAGGTAATTGTGAATAAATCCACAGTACCCATTGGCTCAGGTGATTGGGTGCGGATGATTGTGATGGACGGTATTGCTGAACGCGAAAAAACTCTGGTGACAGCCGGTGGGGGAACTAGTGAAGATCAACTACCTGAGCTAGTACCTCAGTTTGATGTCGTCAGTAATCCAGAGTTTTTACGGGAAGGTTCAGCAGTATACGATACATTTAACCCTGATCGCATCGTCTTAGGTGGCAATAGCACTAAAGCCATCTCCATGATGCAAGAACTGTACTCCCCCATTGTGGAACGCAAGTTTGCTGAAGACAAATCTTTACCTCCCGTAGCTGTACTAGCAACAGACCTCAGTTCAGCAGAAATGATTAAATACGCTGCTAACGCTTTCCTCGCTACTAAGATTAGTTTTATTAACGAAGTAGCTAACATTTGCGATCGCGTTGGTGCTGATGTTACCCAAGTAGCAAAAGGTATTGGTTTAGACTCCCGCATTGGCAGTAAGTTCTTACAAGCTGGTATTGGTTGGGGTGGTTCTTGTTTCCCCAAAGACGTTTCCGCGCTGATTCATACTGCTGATGACTATGGCTATGAGGCTCAGTTATTAAAATCTGCTGTTACTGTCAACGAACGTCAGCGTCTCATTGCGCTAGAAAAACTTCAGCAAGTGCTAAAAATCCTTAAAGGTAAAACTGTTGGTTTATTAGGTCTTACCTTCAAGCCTGATACCGACGATTTACGCGATGCACCAGCACTAAATTTAATCGAACAACTAAACCGCTTGGGTGCTAAGGTCAAAGCCTACGACCCCATCATTTCCCAAACAGGAATGCGTCATGGTCTTTCTGGTGTACTAGTCGAAACTGATGCTGAACGTTTAGCTGATGGCTGCGATGCTTTGGTACTCGTCACTGAATGGCAACAGTTTAGCTCTCTTGATTACACCAAGATGGCACAATTGATGAGCAACCCTGTAATTATCGATGGTCGTAACTTCCTCGACCCCGAAACAATGATCCGCGCAGGATTCCAATACGTAGGTGTTGGTAGAAGATAGAAAATTAGCACGTAATTAGTTTTATAGCGGTTCTCGCTTTAGTGAGGTATAAGAACCCCACCCCCAACCCCCTCCCCGCAAGCAAGGAGGGGCTATGATATAGCTCATGTGATTAGGAAACGCTATATATCCCAATTAAAGACCGCCTAGAAACTTCTAGACGGTCTTTAATTACGAATTACCAAGCCCCGTTGGGGCGGGTGTAGGGGTGTAGGGGTGTAGGGGGAAGAAAGAGCAGCCAACCTAACCCTTGGGTTAAAAGCCCTCTTCTTTGGGACAACGGTGTTTGGTTCTTTTTTAATCCCCGTCCAACACCTTCAACCCCTACACCCTTACACCCTTACACCCCTACACCCCTACACCCCTAATGAAGAATTACGAACTACGCGGAATCCTTTCAATTTCTGCATAACCACTAAAAATCAACCTCTGACCTTCAGTTTCTAAGCGATTGAGGCGCATTTTTACCCCATCCAGGTCAAAGCGATCCAAATCAACCATATTATCTAAAATTTCCGCTAATGCTAGGCTCAAAGTTTGTGATATTTCTTTTTGGGCTTCTGGTACTTGGTCAAGCTCAATTTTGGGATCTTTAAAAGCAATCCGGCGACGCTTTTCTACAGAAAGGCTTAAAGTCATTTGTAGTGGTATCAGTTCCCCACTGTTTAAATCTGCCTTAGCTGACAGTCGTAGGCGACTTTGCGGTAATAGCTGTACTTGCACCTCGGTAAACGATACTGGCTTACCACCGGATAATTCTGTTAAAGCAGGTACAGAGAGATTAATTAGGCGTTTTTTGACCAGTTCAGCATTAAAAGCTTGGTTGATTCCATCCTCGGATAATACTATTTGAGCGATCGCCTGAGTTGGTTGCTTAAGATTTAATTTCCCACTTAACACTGCACCAAAGTCAATAGCCACCGCATCCGTTTCAAAAGACATTTCTTCTACAGCAAAATCCCTACGGATAACCAAGCCGCGACCACTCATTTTAAAACTATCGATACTGCCTTGCAACAGTTTGCTGGAGGGATAGCAGCGCACAAGGACTTCTACCAACTCGCTTTGGGTAAATAAATGGCGAATCGTTTGGCTGGCGACCGTGTTGAGCATTTTTTCGCCCCAATCAGTGCCTTTAGGATCTTGTAAACCAGTTAGTCCGCCGAACATTTGGTTGTGGGTCTCTAGAAGTTCTTTGTACTTTTGTAACAAAATGTGAACGATACCGCAAGCGATCCCGTGATTAAATGTGCTGATAGTTTGACTTGGGATAACTGATGATAGAAAAAACAGGGTAAACCAACCCCCTTTGGGGGAAGTCAAAACTCAAAACTCAAAAATATTCATTCACCTATCACCTGTCACCTGTCACCTGTCCCCTGTCACCTGTCCCCTGTCACCTGTCACCTGTCACCTGTCACCTATCACCTGTCACCTATCACCTAATTTTTCCCATTGGGTCGTTGAATAATGGTCTCGACGACTCGCCGCTTCGCTTTAGGGTCAATTCCAACCAAACGCACGTACTCACCGCTATATTCAGCTAAACAAGCTTCTAAAGCGGATATAGCGTCAGATTCAGCATCAATGTGAATAGTACCGCAACTCTGCCAAGAACCTATGCGGAAGCGGCGTTCATCTACGTGTTCAAAATTAATTTGATGACCTTGAGATAAAATTTGCCGGATTTGTTCTTGTGTCTCTAAACTTAAGTGGCTACTAACACTATGGTGCGTTGGTGAACCATTAGTTGAAGGCTGAATTTTTGGTGTTACTTCAGGTAATGGTGCGGGTTGATAGCTTCTACCTCTATTCAGACGATTGTATTCATCCACTAACTGGGAAGTTTCTACTCGTTGTTGTTCACCCACGATGAATTTCCCAGACTCGATTAAGTGAGAGAGGTTAAAATTGGGCTTTTTAAATGCTGGTGGACCTTCTAAGCTATTCACGACACGTGAAGATATACCCTCATACCCTACTTGATGGATAAATTGGCGGATTTGTTCGTCGTAAATGCGCGATCGCAATGCACTATAGAAATCAATAGATTGATTAGGAAACGTATCAACTAGTTGTTCAATTTCCCTGGGTGAGATTCCATCTTCAGCAAAAATCCCGCCAACAATCCCCACTTTGTCATCACGGTTAGGATCCCAATAAAACTTCTCCATCCGTCCATCCCGAATTAATGGCGCATAGAGTGTGGAAAAATCATTCCCTGTAACAATAATGGGGACGCGTCTTATCGGGTTCGAGTCATAGCTTCCAGGTAACTGCACATCTGTAGGATTATCAGCAATATTCATTAGTGTGGCATTCACCAACTGAGTATTTACAGTGTATTGAGTCCCTTCGTCAAAGCGTCCTGCACCTGCATCTAAATCATTAATCATCAGTACGCACATTTTACCGCGTACTTTAATCAGTTCTGCTGTTTCCCGATAGCGTAGGCGGATTAACCGTGCTGGATCTCCCGCGTCTGGACTTTCTAATTCACCGCCAGAGATGAGTGTGACTTCTATACCCATCTTTTCAAAAGCTAACTCACATTGAAAGGTTTTTCCTTCGCCCTTGCGTCCATGAATTCCTAAAATTAAAGGGACTCTAATACCAGGAATATTCAAGAAGTTCTTGGTGATGTGAACAGCAAGTTTGTCTAAAAAGCGCGGAGCAATATAATAAGCCACAAATTTATCCCTGGTTAAGTTAATATTTATTAAAATTAATGCTAAGTTTTTTTGGGGTCTAATGTTTATTTATCTTTCGGTAGAATTTAAAAAGTTCTACCATAAACGTTGTACAGGATAGGTATCAAAAATTGCATCTGCACTGAGAATAGGTATATTTTCTGCTATAGCTTGTGCAATCAACATTCTGTCAAAGGGGTCACGATGATGTAAAGGTAGTTGGGAAACAGCTAAAACATGATCAATTTTGATGGTAATTAATTGAATATTAGTCATAGTTATTTGCTGTTCGACAAAATCAGCAAAACTCGAATTTAAGTTGAGTTTACCAATACTGTGTTTGATTGCGATTTCCCAAACACTGATAATGCTTAAGACATTTTCATTCCTTTCAATTTGCGATCGCACATTACCAGTTATTCGAGGATCACCCATAATAAACCAAATAAACGTATGGGTGTCCAGTAGTTGTCTCATTCCATATACTCCTTAAAATCTTCTAGTGGTTCATCAAAATCATCAGATATTGTAACTATTCCCTTAGCACTACCAAATTTAAGGCGGCGTTTAACTGGCAATACAGGAGTTAATTTTACAACAGGTTGATTATCTTTAATGATGATAATTTCCTCCCCCTCAAGTGCTGCATCAATTAAGTCTGACAAATGTTGAGATGCTTCAGCTAAAGTAATTTGTGTCATAATTTTTGCCTAAATGAGTGTCGCTGCATCTAGTATAGGCAATTTTTATCTAAACCAATTTATCCACGCATCCCAATTGTCAACAATTTGGGCAAATTCTCTATAACCTGCGGCTCTGGGATGTGCGCCATCATAATTTCTGGCTTCTTCTAACCAAATATTGGACTTATTCAATATGGAAAAAACGTTCAGATAAGGGACATTTAATTCATAACAAATTACTGCAAATTCTTCAGATAAATTAGCAATTCTTTGATTTTGTTTCTCATCGCCACATGGTGCAGTGCTAATCATTAAAACAGGATATAACTGTTGAGCTTCACTCAAAATACTATGGATATTTTCCAATGATTCTGTGATATCAACACGAGGTTTACCATTTTCGATAGTTGTGTCGTTTGCTCCAAGGGAAAATACTACCCTACCATCGTATTCTTTGGGTAAACGATACGAAACTTCTCTGAGCCAACGATGTCTCAGTTCTGTACTCGTTTCCCTCCTTACGCCTAAATTATAGTAGGTGATATCATGACCTTTTTTGTTAGCATTTACACATATTCTACCTGTCCAACCCAAGCATTCTGGATCACCTGTCCCATTAACAAATGATTCGCCTAGAAAGCAAATTCTGAATTGTGATATATGTTTTAAATTCATAAAATTTTATGGTTTTGTAAATTTGTGTTAAAAACTGCGAGTATTCCCGCAGATATTCTGGTGAAATTGCGCTCCGATAAATTGACCCCTGGGCGAGTTGCTCAAGCTATGGGAGGAGTTTTTGCGGTGATTGGTACTCCCACAAGCTCACCCAAACCTCGCGGAAAGTCCCCTGGTTGGCAAACAGGGAAAAAGCGTCACAGTAGAAACCGATGCCCCATTGTTAAAAAAACAGTAACTCCACCACGTAAAGAACCATCTATTGCGGTTTAATTAGAGTTTAAGCGATCGCACCAGGCACAGCATAAATGGTTATAGACATTAACTTTTCCCCCTTCCCTAGTAGGGAAGGGGGTTAGGGGGTTAGGTTTCGCGTTAGCTTTTCCACATAACCTGAAAAGTCAGAGTTACTTCGAGGATAATACTAGCCTTTGAGATACTCCCACGGTTTTAAAATGGGTGATTTTGGGTTCAAACAGTTTCAATCCATATTTGGAGTTTAAATACATTCCAAAACTGTTTAAATAAAAAGAATTACACTATAAATTACAAAACAAACATAAAGCAACATAAAAACTTAGATTAAAAACAATAAAGCTATTAAATACATACAATTCAAACAATTAACTTCTATTTTTTGCTTACATTATCCAAAGGTTTCCCTTGGTTTAGCAATTTTTCTTCTGTCAAACTATTTACATACTGAAAACGTATGTTTAATATAAATTCAGTGGTGAGCAAAGACAGATGTCTAGCAACTACTCAAAATCAACAATGAGTTCAAGTACAAAAAAATGGCAGTCGAAAAAACTAATTCTTCTTCAAGCTTGGCAGAAGTTATTGACCGTATCTTAGACAAAGGTATCGTTGTAGATGCTTGGGTACGTGTTTCTTTGGTTGGGATTGAATTACTAGCTATCGAAGCTCGCATCGTGATTGCGTCTGTTGAAACCTACTTGAAATATGCAGAAGCTGTAGGTCTTACTCAGTCCGCCGCAATGCCTGCTTAATTCTTAAACAGATACCATAACATCAGCATTGTTAATTTGGTAATTCTCATGTTTATCTGCTTTTATCTGATTATCTAGATAGTCTTAAACCAAGATTTATCTGAAGATGAAAAGAAAAAAGCAGATATTCTTTTAGTTACAGGACTTACGCAAGAGTCACAATTGGTGGTTGGTGCGTGACGCTATAAGTCTCATAACTACGTTCAAATATTCTCGCAGCGTCACGCACCCTACAGAAAAAATATGCCAGTTGTGTAAGTCCTAAGTTAATTATTGGTTATTTTTTTATGCCTTATGATCGATTATGTAATTATATATTGGAAAATAAAATTGAATAAGAAAATCCCCTAATCTTCTAGCGAAAAAGCTAGTCAGAATAGGGGAAAGATTAAATTCAACAATGAGTTCTAATTTAAAAATTCAGATATAAATACCCTGGGCTATTAATTATTTCAGTATAAGACCTACCAAAGCTTAAAATTCTACTCAATCTTTGTGGCATTTAATAACAATTAACTCCTTTATTGGGAGGAGTTAATTAGATGACAATACTTATTGATAATCCCTGTATACAGGATAACACAAAAAAATTAATTTTGCATATAATTATTTAATTTTTGATTTTAAAAATCTGTGCTAAATAACTCTTGCATAAATGCTTAATCTGTCATGTTGAGCAAAGCGAAACATCTCAACGATTCTACATTTCATTCAGAATGACACATCTCATTTTCGGACTTTTGCAAGAGGTCTTAGCTATTTCAGTAAGTAGCTATAATGAAAAATTTCTTCTCCAAATCCGCCAGCTTTTTCCAGTCAGATAGGCGCAAAAAGCGAATCTAAACAAAATTTGCCACTCCCTGGGTTTATACTTAAAAGATATCAGGAATTTAACGTTTAAGTAAGTATTTTTACTGTAGTTTTAAGTGCTACTATCTATATATTCTTGATCATATTCTTTTAAGATACCAAATTAAACCCGATCATTAACTGCAAATATGTACAGATATTAAGCCATGTCTTTTCAAGTAACAGATGTATTAGAAGCAGGGCGTATATATAGAAGCATAGGCAAAATACCTATTGATTTATTGCGTGTAGAGGTTTATCGTGCTTGGGAAAGATCACATCTTCAAGGAGCTAACCCTCACGCTTTACAAGCAGAAAAACTTTCAGTCTTGGATACGGAACGTTTAGTAGAGTCAAATACCTATTTAATTAATGCGGCTCGTCCTTATTTCCGCATATTATCACAAGCGGTTGGCAGAGAACGTCATGCGGTAATGTTAAGCAATCATCATGCCATCTTATTAGATGTAGTTGGCGATGAGCAAACGATACATGGGACAGAAGGATTTCCTGTACCCGGAACTCTGCTGTCAGAAGCAGTAGCTGGTGCTAATGGTATCGGTACACCACTAGCGGAAGAAAATTATACAGAAATTGTGGCAGCAGAACATTTTATTGAGGGGTTTCATCCTTTTAGTTGTCAGGGAACGCCTCTGCGTAATGATCAAGGGGAAATTGTCGGAGTCTTAAGTATTTCTGCACGTAGTCCAGATGTAAGACAACGGCTTAAAGAGATACTAATTTGTGCTTCCCAAGGTATTGAAGCAGAATTTTTGGTAGCCAACCTCGAAAAAGATGTTCGTCATGTCCTAGAATCTCATGCCGATGACTATCAACCATTAGAAAATCTGCGTCAGGACATTATCCAAGCGCATCAAGCAACTCGCTTACAACTAGAAATTGTATCTCGAATGGTAGTCGCTAATCGTATAGATTATGCAATGCAATTGCTTCAGCAGGCTGAAAAATCAATTCAATTATTTCGCCGCCGTGCTACATTTTGGCGCAACTTAGCATCTTTGGAACGTGATGTACCTAAACCTTTGTCACTCACCGATGTCATCTGTAATTTAGTTGATTTGCTATCGACTGAGGCCACAATTCGTAAGGTTGAAGTTGTTTTGTGCTTGACAGAGCCAATTATAGTAGTGGCTGATTTAAACAATCTTCTACGGAAACTATTGCGCTATTTTCTGCAAGCTTTTGAGATTGCAAATCAAGGCGGTACAGTAGCAGTAGAAGTAAATAAGATACCGAATTCTGAATTGGTAGAAGTGGCTTTTAAACCAATTCCAGTATTCAATATTTCTCAATTAGATATTGCTCCTTGTACTTTTACTATACCAAGAGAGGAAAAAAGGTGATGCAATCTAAGAATTTAAGTGGGCGCAAAGTGCTGATTGCTGATGATGACGATGATAGCCGAACTCTGCTAGGTTTTTTACTTGAACAAGAGAACTGGGAAGTTATAGAAGCGCGCGATGGCAAAGAAGCTGTAGAAAAAGTGCTGCAAGAGAAACCCGATTTACTTATTTTAGATTACAGAATGCCTGAGTTAACAGGAACTGAAGTGTGTCAACATCTCATGTTAACAGGAATTAATTTGGTAACTGTGTTAGTTACAGCCCATAGACATATAGAGGAATTAACCTCATCTGTGGGTACTTCTTATTTTGTGAGTAAACCCTATGATATTGTAGAATTACTTAACACCATTGAGTCTGCATACGAAAAATCTCTAACTCAGAATAATCATCAACTTTGTCCTAGGATTGGCTAGGAGATGCTAACAACCAGCATTTTGACCATATGCTTTATCTCTGCGCTTTGAGAGAAAGAATTAAGTTGCTAACTATTTATTATTGATTTGCGGCTGCCAAATTTTGATTGTTTTGTCTTTACTGCTACTCACTAGGATTTGCTTAAGAGGGCTGGTGGCGATCGCTAAAATCCAGTCAGAATGTCCAGAAAGGGTACGGAGCAATTCGCCGGTGTGCCAATCCCAAATTTTGATTTTATTGTCAAGACTTCCACTAACTAAGGTTTGTGGATCACTACCCAAACTCAGAGTCACAACCCGTGAAGTATGACCGACTAGGGTATGCAGGAGTTCGGTTTTTCGCCAATTCCAAATTTTAATTGTCTTATCCCAACTAGCACTGGCGAGTGTTTTACCGTCCCGGCTAAAGATCACCGATCGCACCGCGTCTTTGTGTTGTGCGATCGCACAGATGAGTTTCCCTGTATGCAAATCCCAAACCTTGATGGTTTTATCAAGTCCTCCAGTCGCAAAAGTCTTCCCATCAGGACTGATCGCTACAGAGAAAACCCGACCCTCATGTCCATGAATTGTATGCAGCAGCTTGTCTGTATATAAGTTCCAAATTTTGATGCTACCATCTTCATTGCCACTGACGAGGATCTGTCCATCATGACTGATAGCAACTGACCAAACAGCACCGGAATTGGTATTGATTGTCCTCATCAGTTCAAAGGTTTGAAAATTCCAAATCTTTATCGTCTGATCTCCACTCCCACTAGCAAGAGTTTGCCCATCTGTGCTGAGAGCGATCGCCCTGACCGTATCGTTATGTCCTATAAGTGTGAATATAATCTCTTTAGTATTTAAATTCCAAACATTAATAGTTTTATCTGCACTAGCACTAACTAAAGTCTGCCCATTTTTGCTGAGTGCAACAGACCATACAGAATCTGAATGACCAGTTAAAGTTTTGGTCGGAGTAATATTTTTGGGAGTAAAAAGAGGATTTCTTGTCGGAATAGAATTGGGAACTTTTGGGACATCACCAGCAAATGGTGCGACTTTAAGAAAGTAGTAACCGATAAGTATTAATGTGAGTAGGAAAACATTGCTGGCTATGATTCCTAGTATCAAAGCCGATTTACCAGAGAAGTTAGCAGCTGCTTTGTGACGATCTTTTACGTTAGTTCTAGCTAGGAGTATCTGTTGATAATCTTCTGCTGAGGGCATTACTAATGGCAAGTCATTCTGGATAATCGTGTTATGAGTAGTTTCATGAGCATAGACGACACCCTGCATTCCTGAAGGTGTTGTTTTCTGTCTGGTAGTATAAAATAAATTCCGATCAGCAATTGAATTATCTTGTATTTTTTCCTCAACCGCAAAAACAAACAAATTGATTAATTCTCCCTGATGAAGGGCAATCTGGCTTTGCTCAATCATATCTCTAGGAATCTTTACCCCAGTACAGGCAGGTTGATAACTCCACAAGTCGGGGATGACCAAGTTTTCTAAAGAAACAGGAAGATTTTGCCTATCCATGAGCCTGACTGGCCCGGTGCATAAGCAAATAAAAATATTTTCGAGTTGTGAAGGCTGTAGTTGACCTGCTAAATAATAACAAACAAAGTAGGGAACATCACTGCGGCCAAAATCATCTAGTCCATCGTTATATAACCAACCAAACAAGCTCTGCTCTGAGGTTAGCTGATATAGATAAGCCGCTCGATAACCAGCACTGGGAGGATTATAGGAATCCCAATACTGATAAACTACCTGTTCGATGAAGGCTTGCTTAATTTCCGTGGGAATCTCTCTACTCACCACGGTTTTAAATCCCACGACAGGAAAGCTGGTATGTACAAGTTGACCTAGGCGCAAAGAGTCCATACTAATCTAGAAAAGCCTCTGGAGTATGAGTTGGCGACTTCAATTTTGTGGAGGAGTGTTTGGTGATGCTTCTGTTGTCGGCATTTGTTGGGGAACAAGTGTCAATCGATTGAAGGCAAAGAAAAGTGACGCGATCGCCCCAAGTAAAGTTACACCAACTAAAGACATGATTAAAATAGACCTGTGGTTTTTTGCTGGTAATATCTCAGCAGTGGATAAGCTCTGGGTTGAGTTACTCGCTACATCTGGTTGTGATGAAACATTGTCAGCATGATGGAGATGTGATAATAGCCAGAGGAGTGGAGTCGCCGCACCTTTAGCCATGAGACGAGAAACACCTTTTATAGAAACAATAGGTATAGCTGAATAGAATATTTGATGCGTGGCTTTCACAGTATCAAGGTAAGTAATCAGTGGTTGCAGGTTTTGCTCAATTTTTAGCTGGGTGGCTGGATTGAGTTCCAGCAAGTCGCACTTAGTTAAAATTAGTGCAAAAGCATATTTTATATTATACTTGTAGACCACAGAGGCGATCGCGGCTACTTGATTGTAAATGTCCTCAATTGACCGTAGATAATCTTGATCCTGTATCAGAGAATTGGCATTAATAAATACACAGCAACCATTAGAAGTAAGTATCATTTCTTGAAATTCAGGATTATTAATATTACAGGACTCCCCAGGAACATCCCACCAGCGAAAATGACACACTGTTTTTACACCCTCTGGACTTTGAGTTTTCAAACTAAAGTTAAAATTAGTGATTTTTATGGTGGCGGGTGGATATAGATTGGTGCGAGCAACATGGTTTTTAATCTTTTCCAGGTTTGCTTGTACATCGTTATCTTGACAATCGAACCACAACTGCTGAGAATTGTCTGCGTGATTATCAGGATGTAATTCTGCGTAGCTACCAGCTAGAAAAACTGTTTTGCCTACTCCTCGTTGACCAATACTTAACAGGCTAAATGTTTCTGGGGTAGTTGTAGGTAATAAGTTCATATCATCACCGTATCTGTAACAGCTCTGTAATTT from Nostoc sp. UHCC 0870 includes these protein-coding regions:
- a CDS encoding GAF domain-containing protein — encoded protein: MSFQVTDVLEAGRIYRSIGKIPIDLLRVEVYRAWERSHLQGANPHALQAEKLSVLDTERLVESNTYLINAARPYFRILSQAVGRERHAVMLSNHHAILLDVVGDEQTIHGTEGFPVPGTLLSEAVAGANGIGTPLAEENYTEIVAAEHFIEGFHPFSCQGTPLRNDQGEIVGVLSISARSPDVRQRLKEILICASQGIEAEFLVANLEKDVRHVLESHADDYQPLENLRQDIIQAHQATRLQLEIVSRMVVANRIDYAMQLLQQAEKSIQLFRRRATFWRNLASLERDVPKPLSLTDVICNLVDLLSTEATIRKVEVVLCLTEPIIVVADLNNLLRKLLRYFLQAFEIANQGGTVAVEVNKIPNSELVEVAFKPIPVFNISQLDIAPCTFTIPREEKR
- a CDS encoding response regulator yields the protein MQSKNLSGRKVLIADDDDDSRTLLGFLLEQENWEVIEARDGKEAVEKVLQEKPDLLILDYRMPELTGTEVCQHLMLTGINLVTVLVTAHRHIEELTSSVGTSYFVSKPYDIVELLNTIESAYEKSLTQNNHQLCPRIG
- a CDS encoding WD40 repeat domain-containing protein; translated protein: MDSLRLGQLVHTSFPVVGFKTVVSREIPTEIKQAFIEQVVYQYWDSYNPPSAGYRAAYLYQLTSEQSLFGWLYNDGLDDFGRSDVPYFVCYYLAGQLQPSQLENIFICLCTGPVRLMDRQNLPVSLENLVIPDLWSYQPACTGVKIPRDMIEQSQIALHQGELINLFVFAVEEKIQDNSIADRNLFYTTRQKTTPSGMQGVVYAHETTHNTIIQNDLPLVMPSAEDYQQILLARTNVKDRHKAAANFSGKSALILGIIASNVFLLTLILIGYYFLKVAPFAGDVPKVPNSIPTRNPLFTPKNITPTKTLTGHSDSVWSVALSKNGQTLVSASADKTINVWNLNTKEIIFTLIGHNDTVRAIALSTDGQTLASGSGDQTIKIWNFQTFELMRTINTNSGAVWSVAISHDGQILVSGNEDGSIKIWNLYTDKLLHTIHGHEGRVFSVAISPDGKTFATGGLDKTIKVWDLHTGKLICAIAQHKDAVRSVIFSRDGKTLASASWDKTIKIWNWRKTELLHTLVGHTSRVVTLSLGSDPQTLVSGSLDNKIKIWDWHTGELLRTLSGHSDWILAIATSPLKQILVSSSKDKTIKIWQPQINNK